DNA from Alnus glutinosa chromosome 2, dhAlnGlut1.1, whole genome shotgun sequence:
CAAGGGAGGTGCTCATCAATCATATCCAACTTTTAATCACATTGAGCAAAGTTTCCATCCACGATTAGCTGGGATTGAAGATCTAGTTAGATCGTTGCACAGTATGAACCTTGGAACTGCAGCTGGTAAAAATTcgcatcactctctctctcactttctctcttcttatttttgatttatttttttattttttttattttgggtgggtggggggtgggggggggggggtagaaCTTCAGGTGACTTTGGTAAATTTTCTTGCTATATAAATTAGGTGAAAACTTGTTTTTCAACCTACAACATTTAAAGGATGATTGactttagaagaagaagaaatatcacACCACTACATAACAAGCAAAAGGCAGTATTCTTGGCATTGTAATAGGCCTTTATGGGTGTCTATATCTATTATCTGTGCACCTCCATAAAGGAATTAGAGAAACCTCCTTCGTCATTGCCAATTGCCTAGCTTCTAGAGAAATATGAATAAATGGATGGTGGAAATATGTGGCTTGGAGAACCAACGAGCGTTCTCTCATACTATTGAGTCATTTTTGTCGAAGCATATTCAATTATCCGTTTATAGAGTTCTCTCATATTtatagatgggcattacgaTTCTAAGTGTTTCACATGACTTAAGTATAATCTtaatcatgtgtatataagctctaGGACACCATCTCCCTGCAAGCCGGTTTATTGTACTTAAGCCATATGGGACACTTACGATTGTAACAATGAAGTTGCTTAAAAGTCCCACATAACTTAAGTACAATCTTAATCAtatgtatataagctcttgaCCGTTAGTTGGCCATCATCCCCTTGCAAGTCATTTATAATTTTGTGTCCATGACATTtgagttggtttttttttgccCTCTCTTTTGTAATGCCAAATTGATTCCAGTTTTCTCTAGCCCTAGATCAACCCTTTTTATACTTCTGAAGCTTAGTATGCTATGCAGTTCCCTGTTAATTTTTCAGGAttgttacatttatatatatatatatatatatatatattccatataGCTTATGTCTACATTGCTTATATTGAAACTAATCCTATTTCTGGATAAATTTCAGGGAACAGGAATTTCAGTCATGGAACAACTTCTTCTgcagtatattatatataatttttacaacTTTTGTGTCACGATGTTATGATTCATATATGATACTTGGTTTTCTCTAAAAAGATGAAACTTGTTTTCTTTGCTCTAATGCAGGTTGAAAATCAAGGCAGTATTAATCTGGATCAGATGAGTTATGAGGTAGGTTCACCGGTGGAGACCGCAGTCTTTTGTAAGGTGGTCTGAGTCAGGGCGGACCTACGTCGATTATTGGGGGGTCTTTAACTCTTTGGcaaccccaaatttttttacaatccCTATAAAAATACTATTTCTTATAGCATGGCCCTTCAATGTTAAGTTGTTAACATTTCAAGCCCAAGATGATTCCAGCTTTGTACT
Protein-coding regions in this window:
- the LOC133860095 gene encoding uncharacterized protein LOC133860095 encodes the protein MGNTDSSQTDEAPPMVGDWYFRIFGEVLPDQHPPAARDLYNQLLVEDLGELNNMLQGGAHQSYPTFNHIEQSFHPRLAGIEDLVRSLHSMNLGTAAGNRNFSHGTTSSAVENQGSINLDQMSYEVGSPVETAVFCKVV